In Sander vitreus isolate 19-12246 chromosome 7, sanVit1, whole genome shotgun sequence, a genomic segment contains:
- the dhh gene encoding desert hedgehog protein, with product MKQSWWARLAQLGLLAVWTCIWLVQGCGPGPGHGIRSRPRKLTAMHYKQFFPNFSENNLGASGRAEGKITRNSEQFNELVCNYNSDIVFKDEENTNADRFMTKRCKDCLNRLAIAVMNQWPGVHLRVTEAWDEDGHHPPGSLHYEGRAVDITTDDRETEKYGLLAQLAVEAGFDWVHYESKYHIHCSVKADHSVAVEKGGCFPGWARVTVAGGVQKSLSSLVPGDRVMALSGTGQVVLSQVLLFLHQDQESWSAFLSLETEDGQRLALTPHHLVFLAPHCRLASSEYQAQFASRAKTGDCVLVYTAEGQVRPSRIISVSVEESVGVYAPLTEAGTVFVDGVLASSYALVEDHRLAHWAFGPVRLLSSFKQLLWGDWETTKEQQNTDSETACTKSPFHCSTLAAKDKAGLYVSNGTLNKQDNLSESLRTEMKEKQTSDVHWYARLLYSFGGIFLDSNSFHP from the exons ATGAAGCAGTCCTGGTGGGCCCGCCTGGCACAGCTCGGCCTGCTTGCTGTGTGGACCTGCATATGGCTGGTCCAGGGATGTGGACCGGGCCCTGGGCACGGCATCCGCTCCAGGCCCAGGAAACTCACAGCCATGCACTACAAGCAGTTTTTCCCCAACTTCTCAGAAAACAACCTTGGTGCCAGCGGGAGAGCAGAGGGCAAGATCACACGCAACTCTGAGCAGTTCAATGAACTTGTGTGCAACTACAACTCAGACATTGTCTTCAAGGATGAGGAGAACACCAACGCAGACCGCTTCATGACCAAG CGCTGTAAGGACTGTTTGAACAGGTTAGCTATCGCAGTGATGAACCAGTGGCCAGGGGTACACTTACGTGTGACAGAGGCCTGGGATGAGGACGGCCACCACCCTCCCGGCTCTCTGCACTATGAAGGCCGGGCCGTGGATATAACCACTGACgatagagaaacagagaaatatGGTCTTCTAGCCCAGCTGGCTGTGGAGGCTGGCTTTGACTGGGTCCACTACGAGTCCAAATATCACATCCACTGCTCAGTAAAAGCTG ATCACTCCGTTGCAGTGGAAAAAGGTGGCTGTTTCCCAGGCTGGGCCCGGGTGACTGTTGCTGGAGGGGTGCAGAAGAGCCTTTCGTCTCTTGTTCCCGGGGACAGAGTCATGGCCCTGTCTGGGACAGGCCAAGTCGTGTTGAGCCAAGTCCTCTTGTTTCTGCACCAGGACCAAGAAAGCTGGTCTGCCTTTCTGTCTCTGGAGACAGAAGATGGCCAGAGATTGGCCCTTACCCCACATCACTTGGTCTTTTTAGCCCCACATTGCAGACTCGCCAGCAGTGAGTATCAGGCTCAGTTTGCTAGCAGAGCCAAAACAGGAGACTGTGTTCTCGTCTATACAGCAGAGGGTCAAGTACGTCCATCGCGAATCATCTCAGTTTCAGTAGAGGAGAGTGTGGGAGTGTATGCGCCCTTGACAGAAGCTGGAACTGTGTTTGTTGATGGAGTGCTGGCATCCAGCTATGCTCTGGTGGAGGACCACAGACTTGCACACTGGGCATTTGGACCTGTACGACTCCTCTCCTCATTCAAACAGCTACTTTGGGGGGACTGGGAGACAACAAAAGAACAGCAGAACACAGACAGTGAAACAGCTTGCACTAAGAGTCCATTTCATTGTAGCACTTTGGCCGCAAAAGACAAAGCAGGTTTATATGTGAGTAATGGCACTCTGAACAAACAAGACAATCTAAGTGAATCTCTTAGGACGGAAATGAAAGAGAAGCAGACATCAGATGTGCACTGGTATGCTCGATTACTGTACAGTTTTGGAGGTATCTTTTTAGACTCCAACTCATTTCATCCTTGA